A stretch of Ipomoea triloba cultivar NCNSP0323 chromosome 11, ASM357664v1 DNA encodes these proteins:
- the LOC115997127 gene encoding stemmadenine O-acetyltransferase-like isoform X1, whose protein sequence is MVLKLELLSKEMMIKPSSPTPPHLKTLKLSFLDQTSPPFFAPFIFFFHHGTTDDHGRSSQLLKQSLSKVLTLFYPLAGRIKGNDFVDCSDDGALWVEARVHGFLKDVVENPLMEELEKFLPLEPHNGDDSKLMLAVQVNYFLDGGIGVAVCVSHKIGDAFSVVNFVNAWAVTAREGDAAVISPPNFGLVSSLFPPTTEDLTGSGFSSTLGMTTREKIVTRRVVFDKQNLAALKKSAAAESSRVGNPTRVEALSAFLWKRFREASRKKTPHGSVKKTFRATQNVNLRARMNPPLPDATFGNLWSLANTTEKPSETDDDLVFQLRTSIREINAEYVEALQNGKGHSEHLRKWHERFSGEGEAEFLEFTSVCRFPIYEVDFGWGKPVWACITTFPYKNLVILMSTKCGDGIEAWINTGEEDDIYMGAGSLTPTPKL, encoded by the exons ATGGTGTTGAAATTGGAATTACTCTCCAAAGAGATGATGATCAAGCCATCATCACCAACTCCACCTCACCTCAAAACCCTCAAACTATCCTTTCTTGATCAAACCTCGCCGCCCTTTTTCGCCCCTTTCATCTTTTTCTTCCATCATGGAACTACGGATGATCATGGCCGTTCATCACAGCTGCTGAAGCAATCTTTATCCAAGGTCTTGACCCTGTTTTATCCCTTAGCTGGACGGATCAAAGGAAACGATTTCGTTGATTGTAGTGACGATGGCGCGTTGTGGGTTGAGGCTCGCGTTCATGGGTTCCTCAAAGATGTGGTTGAAAATCCGTTAATGGAGGAATTGGAGAAGTTTCTTCCGTTAGAGCCTCATAATGGAGATGATAGTAAGTTAATGCTTGCGGTGCaagtaaattattttcttgACGGTGGAATAGGCGTGGCGGTTTGCGTGTCGCATAAGATCGGCGATGCATTCTCTGTGGTCAACTTTGTGAATGCATGGGCTGTCACCGCGCGTGAAGGAGACGCCGCGGTGATCTCGCCGCCCAATTTCGGGTTGGTGTCGTCTCTCTTCCCGCCGACGACGGAGGACCTGACTGGGTCTGGATTCTCGTCGACCCTTGGCATGACGACGAGGGAAAAGATCGTCACCAGGCGCGTGGTGTTCGACAAACAAAACCTGGCGGCTCTGAAGAAATCTGCGGCGGCAGAATCGTCGAGAGTGGGAAACCCCACTCGCGTGGAGGCCCTCTCCGCCTTCCTGTGGAAGCGTTTCAG GGAGGCCAGTAGGAAAAAAACCCCACACGGTTCCGTGAAGAAAACGTTCCGGGCCACTCAAAACGTGAACCTCCGTGCGAGGATGAATCCGCCGCTCCCGGATGCGACGTTCGGGAACCTATGGAGTCTGGCAAATACTACAGAAAAGCCGTCGGAAACAGACGACGACCTGGTGTTTCAACTGAGAACTTCCATAAGGGAAATCAACGCGGAATACGTGGAAGCTTTGCAAAACGGGAAAGGGCATTCGGAACATCTCCGTAAATGGCATGAACGTTTCAGCGGCGAAGGGGAAGCTGAGTTCTTGGAATTTACAAGCGTGTGCAGGTTTCCAATATACGAGGTAGATTTCGGTTGGGGAAAGCCTGTTTGGGCGTGCATAACAACTTTTCCGTACAAGAATCTCGTTATATTGATGAGCACCAAATGTGGGGATGGGATTGAAGCTTGGATTAACACgggtgaagaagatgatatatatatgggagCAGGGAGCTTGACACCCACGCCAAAACTATAG
- the LOC115996401 gene encoding stemmadenine O-acetyltransferase-like gives MVLKVELLSKEVMIKPSSPTPPHLKTFKLSFLDQNAPPIFIPLILFFHHAPADDHGRSSQLLKQSLSKVLTLFYPLAGRIKGNDLVDCSDEGALWVEARVHGFLKDVVENPLMEELEKFLPVEPSNGDGSELIVGVQINYFVDGGIAVGVCLSHKIADGLSLVNFVNAWAVTAREGDAAGISPPNFGLATSLFPPTTMDLPAGSRISPTLGMTREKIVTRRVVFDKENIAALKKSAAAKSSGVGDRGPTRVEAISAFLWKHFREAGRKKSQHVAVKKAFLAAHIVNLRAKMNPPLPDATFGNLWTLANTTITPSETNQSPDDNDDLVFQLRTSIKEINAEYVEALQNEKGQSEHLRKWHERFSTEEAEFLEFTSWCRFPIYEVDFGWGRPIWACRTSYPYKNLIILMSTKCGDGIEAWINMGEDDIWEI, from the exons ATGGTGTTGAAAGTGGAATTACTTTCCAAAGAGGTGATGATCAAGCCATCATCACCGACTCCACCTCACCTTAAAACCTTCAAACTATCCTTTCTTGATCAAAACGCACCGCCCATTTTCATCCCTCTCATCCTCTTCTTCCATCATGCTCCGGCAGATGATCATGGCCGTTCATCACAATTGCTGAAGCAATCTTTATCTAAGGTCTTGACCCTGTTTTATCCCTTAGCTGGACGGATCAAAGGAAACGATTTGGTTGATTGTAGTGATGAGGGCGCGCTGTGGGTTGAAGCTCGCGTTCATGGCTTCCTCAAAGATGTGGTTGAGAATCCATTAATGGAGGAATTGGAAAAGTTTCTTCCCGTAGAGCCTTCTAATGGTGATGGTAGTGAGTTAATCGTTGGtgttcaaataaattattttgttgacgGCGGAATAGCCGTGGGTGTTTGCTTGTCGCATAAGATCGCCGATGGGCTGTCTCTAGTAAACTTCGTGAATGCATGGGCTGTCACCGCGCGTGAAGGGGACGCGGCCGGGATCTCGCCGCCCAATTTCGGGTTGGCGACGTCTCTCTTCCCGCCGACGACGATGGACCTGCCCGCCGGATCTAGAATCTCGCCGACCCTTGGAATGACGAGGGAAAAGATTGTCACCAGGCGCGTCGTGTTCGACAAAGAAAACATCGCCGCTCTCAAGAAATCTGCGGCGGCAAAGTCGTCGGGGGTGGGAGACCGGGGCCCCACCCGTGTGGAGGCCATCTCGGCCTTCCTATGGAAGCATTTCAG GGAGGCGGGTAGGAAAAAATCCCAACATGTTGCCGTCAAGAAAGCGTTCCTCGCAGCCCACATCGTGAACCTCCGTGCGAAGATGAATCCGCCACTCCCGGACGCGACGTTCGGGAACCTATGGACTCTAGCAAATACTACAATAACGCCATCGGAAACAAACCAAAGCCCAGACGACAACGACGACCTGGTGTTTCAACTGAGAACTTCCATAAAGGAAATCAACGCAGAATACGTGGAAGCTTTGCAAAACGAGAAAGGGCAATCAGAACATCTCCGTAAATGGCACGAACGTTTCAGCACAGAGGAAGCTGAGTTCTTGGAATTTACTAGCTGGTGCAGGTTTCCAATCTACGAGGTAGATTTTGGTTGGGGAAGGCCTATTTGGGCATGCAGAACATCTTATCCGTACAAgaatctcattatattgatgAGCACAAAATGTGGGGATGGGATTGAAGCTTGGATTAACATGGGTGAAGATGATATATGGGAGATTTAA